The genome window TTAAGGATTCTTTCAATGATATACAGAAAGCATTTGAGACTTTTGATGGAAGCATGTTTGTTTCAATTATTCTCGGCCTAGTCCATATTGATTCAGGTTTTGTATACTACTTCAATGCAGAGCATCCCAAAATTATACTATTAAGGGATAGTAAAGCAGAATTCTTAGAGACAGATGATGATAGGCATATTTGGAAAATGGGAATTTATGATAACGAAAATAGATTTAGTGTTTCTACTTTTCAGATGAAAGAAAACGATATATTGATTTTTGGAACAGATGGACGTGATGATATATTGATTCTCAGTGAATCAGGCGAAAAAAATATGAATGAAAATGAAAATTTATTTCAATCCGTTGTGTCCAAAATGAACGGTAAATTGCATGATATTGTAAATGAGTTAAAATCTTTAGGGGAACTATCTGACGATCTCTCTTTATTAAAAATATCTTATTATCCGATCAATCAAAATAAATATACAAATGATAATAGATTTCTTTCACATTTCAGACGTGCACGAAAATCACTGACTTCCAGAAATATTAAACAAGCAAAATACTATTTCGAAAAAGCGCATTATCTAGATCCTCAGAATCTAACTGTTTTGAAAATACTTTCCAAGCTATATTATTCAGAAAAAAATTATGAACTTGCCTTAGAATATTCCACGCGAGTTAATAAAATCGATCCATCAGCTATTGATTATTTGTTCATCCAAGCTAAGTCTCTAAAAAAATTAGGACTTATAAAATCTGCAATTGATACCGCAGAAAGGCTGCGTCTTAGAGAACCGCAAAATCCGAACTACAAAGATTTTCTAATATCTTTATACAATACCTCCTATATCAGACCTAATCCGATCAGTAAATCATCTAATTTGAAGGCTGCCTGAATTGATCAATCATTCTAATTAAAATTGTTGATCAAGTTTTTATAAAGATTTGAATTCTAAATTGGATTACTGATTCAGATTAAAGCTTGCCGAATAAGGATCATTGTTTATTAAGTAAGCATGATCCCAAGACTACTTAGTTTTATTTGTTTTGCCATTGTAATAATTTCAGGTATTCCAATTCTCCATGCAAAAGAGTCCATAAGTGTACAAAATGTTCTTGATTTAGATTCAGTAGTTGATCTTGGAGGTCTAGAACAGGATTCAAATTGGTACATAACAAAAGACCGATTTTCAATAGAAACTTTAGAGAAAAATTTACCATCAAATTCCAGTAACACAGTTGAATGGAGAAAATACAATCCCCCCTCTAGCCTTTTCAATTTATATCCGGACTGGGCAGGTAATCGCAATTTTACTGCTGTAAAATTGATTCATTTACCTGCTAAGTGGGAAGCTCCACATATTTCCATAAGACTTGGTATTATTTCCGATCGTGATAAACTGTATATTAATGGAAATTACATTGGTGGAATGGGTGAATTTGGTTCGGAATATCCTCAAGCCTATGATCGCATTAGGATTTATAAAATTCCCAATTCTGTTCTAAAACCAGATTCCGTTAATACTATCTTAGTCGAGTTGGAAACTTTTTTTGAAATTTCTGGTGGAATGGAGCAAGATCGTTTAGAGATAGGACCAAGTGAGATTCTAGAAAAAACTTTCTTCCGAGATGAATATGTAAAACTTCTTTTATTGATGATTTATCTAACCGTTGGAATGTATTTCCTATTTTTGTTTCTACGCCGAAGGAAAGATTCAGAAAACTTGTATTTCGCACTCTTTACATTTTCATTAGTCATATATCAATTTCTAAGAAACCAAATGAAATACGAACTTGGTATAGATTTTTATGTTATGAAAAAAGCTGAATATTTAGTTCTTCTCTTATTGATCCCATTGATTTTCCACTTTCTAAGGACTTTCTTCCAATACAAATACCATTGGTTTTATAAATGCACCGATTTAATTCTGTTTGGTGTTTTCGTTAGTATATCAATATCTTCTAATGTAATATTTTATGATCTTGTAAATAGAAATGTTGTTCAACCAGTCTGGGTTTTATATATCATTGGAACTTTTTATATCCTTATAGCTAAATCAATAAAAAAAGATTTAGATGCGATGCTGATTTTGGGTGGATTTTTCTTTCTAGTAATAGCAGCAATTTTGGATGTATTAAGTACGAGAAATATTATTGTTTTTCCTAGAATGGTTGGATATGCTTTTATTTTCTTAATTCTTAGTATTGCAATAATCCTTGCAAATCGATTTGTAAGACTGAATAGCCAAGTTGAAGAATTGAATGCAAATCTCGAACAAAAAGTAGTTGAGAGAACAGAACAATTGAATCAAACGTTAGGTGAAGTTCAGAAATTAAAAGTACAACAAGACGGTGACTATTTTTTAACATCGTTACTTCTCAATCCTTTAATCACAAACCAAACTGTAAGTGATAAGATCAATATTGAATTTTTTACTCAGCAGAAAAAGACTTTCGAATTCAAAGGAAAAACTCATGAAATCGGTGGGGATATAAGTATTTCATCGAACCTTCAACTAAAAGGCAAGCAATACACAGTCTTTATCAATGGTGACGCTATGGGTAAATCCATTCAAGGAGCAGGAGGTGCCCTAGTTCTTGGTGTTGTGTTCAATGCAGTCTTAACAAGATCGAATTCCGAATCCAATAAGAATCGTCATCCTGAAACTTGGATCAAAGAAACATTTATCGATCTACAAAGAATTTATGAAAGCTTCAACGGCTCAATGCTCGTTTCCATTGTATTAGGATTGATTGAAGAAGATACTGGTCTTTTGTATTATATCAATGCAGAACATCCTTGGAGTGTGCTCTATCGAGATGGAAAAGCAAGTTTTTTAGAAAATGAGCTTGTCCTTAGGAAATTAGGTTTTCCTGGAAATGATTTTAATTTCTTTGTCAAAACTTTTCAACTGATGCCAGATGATGTGATCTTCGTTGGATCGGACGGTAGAGACGATATACTTCTTGGATATGACGAAGAAGGACATCGTATCATCAATGAAGATGAAAATATATTTGTAGATGTTGTTGAAAAATCCAGAGGCGATTTATCAATAATAGTAAAAAAATTAGAGACAATGGGTCAATATACGGATGATATCACCTTACTCAGAATTGCTTATTCTGCTTCAGACATAACTCATGCATCAGAATCGAATTCAAATTTCCGAACAGAAATTGAACAAAGTAAAGAACTTATAAAGAAAGGAAAATATGAAGAAACTATTTCTTACCTAGAAAACCAAACGGGAAGCAATAGTACAGAGAATGAAACAATCGCAAGCTTACTCGGACAAACGTATTTCAAACTGAAAAATTGGGAAAATGCTTATTCTAATCTAGAAATCGCATTGGATAAAAAGCCGTCCAATACGGAATTGCTATTTTATGCTTCTTACTCAGCCAAAATGATAGGGAAATTTGCGAAAGCTATGGAATACGGCGAGCGATCCTATATAAGAGAACCAAATAACACCAAAAATACGGTAAATTTGGCTGATATCTATATCAAGTTATCGCAATTATCTAAAGCGGAATTTCTCATAGACAGAATTCTTGCTGAAGATCCTGAGAATAGAAATGCCCTCATTTTAAAAAACAAATTGGAAACCAAACAAGTTTAGTAAAATTAGTTCTAACTCAAGAAGATATAGAAAAGAACGATGCTTCCAAGAATGATACGATAGTAACCAAAAATATTAAAGTTATAACGCCTAACATAGTCAATAAACCATCGAATGATGAAGACACATAGAACAAAAGATATAAAACTACCGACAAAAAGGATTAGTAATTTCTCAGAATCCAAAATATGTCGATGTTTCCAAAGTTTATAAATTCCAGCTGCAACCAAAACAGGAACCGCAAGAAAGAAACTATATTCTGCTGCCTTCTGTCTGCTCAGCCCGAGTGATCGACCGGCAATAATGGTTGCTAGTGATCGGGATACTCCAGGAATTAGAGCGATGCATTGCACAATACCAATTACAAAACTTTGTCTAATTGTTAAAGTATCTTGATGGGAAGTATGCTCTGGGTTAGATTCATTTTGATTATTTTTTTTGAAATATATTTCTTGAAATAGAATCACAAAGCCACCGAGAAGCCAAGCAAGTCCAAGAATCCCTAGGAGATTCTCACCTGATTTAATTCCATCCAATAGATTCCTAAATAGAAAACCAATTGCCATGATTGGAAGACTTCCAATCAAAAGTGAAAGCAAAAATTTGAATCCACTGTCATCTTTTGAAGAGCGAGTGAAAAATAAAAAGCAAGCAACCGTTTCTTTTTTAAACCTTGCAAAGTATAAATAGATTACACTAAGTATAGCGCCACTCTGAATGAATATATCAAATAAGTCTTCGAAGTCTTCTCGATTGGATTCAAATCCAACGAAAGGAAAAAAGTTTGCAAATAAAAATAAATGACCTGTAGAAGATACAGGTAAGAATTCTGTAATCGCTTCGAGGACTGCTCGAAGCGTTGCATTTAAATAATCACTCATGAGAGGGAAATTAAACTAAGAATAGAATTAAGGTTTTGGTTCTTCTTTTGAATCCGAATCTTTAGAATCACTGGATTCTTCTTTAGAATCAACCTTATCCATACCTGGCAAAGATTCAGAAGCAAGATACGCATCCAAGTCGAATTTTTCGTTATGTTTTATAGAAACTCCTTCTTTGATACGTTCCATAACTTTAGGGAGAACTTCTTGAGACTTATTTCTCTTAATGGTTCCACGTCCTAACATAACGCATTTGTCAATTGGCATTGCAGCAAGCTGTGCATTCTGTCCACGCAACCTTGCACATTCAGCTTTTGCTTCATCTTCAGTAATCTTAATTCTTTTCTCGACTTGTTCTTGAATGTACAATTGCGTAATAGTTTGCATTTGAACTTGCTCAAGAATCTCTTTTATGTCTTGTCGAGATGTAAATCCAGATTTTTCTGCAGCGAGCTTAGTCATAAGCATCTGTCTATAATTGTCATAAAAATTCTTTTTTTGAAACTGATAATTCAAAGCTTGAAATTGCTCAGGCACTTCATCGATATCTTTTGATATGAATTCAAGCAAATTTTTCTTCTCAATGTTTTGCATACGACTCATTGTTTCGATTGCGGCTTCGTATGAACTTTCGAATCGTTTCACAGTGATTTTTTCACCATTCAGAGATTCAATCAATTCTGAATTGTCACCGCAGTTAAGGAAAGAGAGGAATAGTAGGGAGCTGATTATTAATTTTTTCATTGTAAAAGCCTATTTTTGATTACTTTTTAAGATTTGGAAGGATTGTCCATAACGTTTTTAGTTTTTTTCCTTGGTTGAACTTGAATCAATAGATTAAAAAGTTTTGATAATTTTTCTTCTTCATTCTTCGCATTGTGTTTATATCTAAGAATACTTGGTTCGCTTGGAGAAATATTTAAACCAGGTGTCTTAGAGATCAAATTTACAACAGAACTAGCATCACCTTTAAACTCGAGTCCTGACTTAATCCGTATTTCATCACCGGCTTCCGACAGTGATTCAAAACCAAGACTAGAAGCAACAGTACGAATTCTTTCTAAAAGTAAGAAAGTTTTAGCAATCGTTTTAGGTTCTCCAAATCGATCAATCAATTCCATTTCTACTTCTTCCAACTCTTCAAGACTGACACATCCTTCAAACTTCTTATAGAATTCAATTTTCTGTCGATTATCAGGGATATAATCATCGGGAAGGAAAAAGTTAGTGCTCAGGTTGATTGAAGTTCTAATCTCAACTTCAATCTCTTCTCCTTTAACGCGCGCTATAGCTTCATCAAGCATTTTAACATAGAGATCAAATCCTACTTCAATGATATCGCCCGATTGTTCAGAACCTAGTAAATTACCCGCACCACGTATTTCTAGGTCTCGCATTGCTACTTTAAATCCAGATCCAAGTTCTTGGTATTCATAGATTGTATTCAATCTTTTCTCAGCGACTTCAGTCATTACTCGTCCTGGAGGGTGAAATAGATATGCATAAGCCTTTTTATCACTACGTCCTACTCTTCCTCTAATCTGATAAAGCTGTGAGAGTCCAAATGTATCAGCTCTTTTGATTATCAAAGTATTTACATTCGGCATGTCGATTCCAGACTCGATAATCGTAGTTGTAACTAGTATATCATAATTTTTATTATAGAAATCCATTAAAATTTCTTCAATCGAATCATCATCCATTTGTCCATGCAATATCCCAACTGATAATTCAGGCAAAAGGTCCGTTAAATACTTCGCTTCCGATTCAATACTCTCCACTCGATTGTAAAGATAGAAAACCTGCCCTCCCCGTTCTATCTCCCTTCGAATTGCCTTAATCAAAACTTCTTCACTTTCCTCCATCACATAAGTCTCAACTGTCTGCCGATTTTTAGGTGGTGTAGAAATTATAGAAAGATCGCGTATTCCAGTCAGTGCCATATGTAGAGTTCTCGGAATTGGAGTTGCTGTTAAAGTTAAAACATCTACCATATGTTTGAATTTTTTAATGGTTTCTTTATGATTCACACCAAACTTCTGTTCTTCGTCAATGATTAACAAACCGAGATTTTTTGGTTTCATGCGACTGCTCAAAACTGCATGCGTTCCAATCAAAATATCCAATTCACCTTTTGAAAAATCTTCTAAAGATTTTTTTATTTCGGATGCCGTTTTGAATCGCGAAATATAACCCACTTTAATTGGATAGCTCGCGTATCTTTCCGAAAACGTATTAAAATGTTGCAATGAAAGTATCGTTGTCGGACTCATAAGTAGAACTTGCTTACCAGCCATGATAACTTTAAACGCAGCACGAATCGCAACTTCTGTTTTGCCGTAGCCAACATCACCGCAGACCAAACGATCCATAGGTTTAGTATTTTCCAAATCCGACTTTACTGCCTCAATTGCAGATAACTGATCCGGTGTTTCTTCATACTCGAAATCAGCCTCAAACTCTTCTTGCCAAATGGTATCTGGTGGAAATGCGTAGCCTTTGTATTTCAAACGATTCGCATACATACGAACTAAATCTTCTGCTAACTTTTCAATTGATTCGCGAACTCGCTCCTTGGTTTTTTTCCAATTATTCTTGCCAAGTGAATCAAGTCGAGGATGCTCTGTTCCTCCCACATAACGCTGAACTAATGATATCTGATCCAGTGGAACAAAAAGGCTTGCACTTCCAGAATATTCTAATTTAATATAGTCACGCTGTTTACCATCAGCTGTAACTCGTTCAATCGTTTTGAAGCGGCCGACACCATGATTTATGTGTACAACATAATCACCCTCTTTCAAATCTAAGAAAGATTCAATAGCACGAGATGGGGCTTTTTTATACCGAGTTTTTCTTTTGTATTTGCGTCCAAAAATATCGTTTTCTGTAAAAACAATCAATTTATCATCAGGCAATTCAAATCCACGACCCAATTCAGACAATACCAACAAAAATCTAGAGGAATTGTTATCTTCAATGCTGATAAGCTTTGGTTCCTCATTGCCTGGATTCAATCTTTTGATGCCATGGGTTGAAAATAAAGATTCTAAACGATCTGTTTGCTGTATAAATGAAGATGTTATGAGTATTTTTGAACCATCCTCATCAGCTAATACTGATTCGATGGTTTCTCGTGCTTCCCTAATCTTACCTTTGAATTCAACAGTGGGTTTTGCATTTATAATGATGGAATCTTCTTTTCCTTCTGGTGGAGGTAACCTGTGAAAACGAATTGAAGGCTTTTTTTTGTCAGTCAAAACAGAGAATTCTTCTTCAAATGAAAGCAATTGCTCTGGCGAACACGCAAGACTATGCTCTTTCTTCTTTTCATACAAAGTTTTCATTTCTCTTTCCAATTGAAAGGCTCGCTCTTGTAAAACTTCGAAATTGGAAGCAAGTATAATTGGTTTGTCTTTTTTAAAATAGCTCAAAAGTCCAGTATTCTTTCGAATTAACGGAATCAATTCTTCAACGACCAAAAGAGTTTCTTCAGGTTTTTTTAAATTACTCTCTGAATTTAGAATATTATAATACTCTTTTTTTTCATTCTCAGATAGAATATATTCGTCAGCAGGAAGAATCGTAACAGAAGGAATTTGGCCTAATGATCGCTGTGTCAATGGATCAAAAGCTTTGATATCTTCAAGAGTATCTCCGAAAAAGTCCAATCTAATCGGATCTCTTGAATGAGAAGGGAAAATATCAACAATCCCACCTTTTACAGAAAAAGTTCCGAAATGATCACAAATTGTTCTACGTTCATAACCAAGTCGAACCAGATCTCGGAGTAAGTTCTCTTGCTCATATTCCTGATTTGGAACAAATTCAATCGTGCGTGAGAAGACATCTTCATGTTTTGGGACTGATTGAAGTAATGCAGTCACGCTTCCAATAAATAAAGAAGGTATTCCTGATAAAATTCTATTCAGAGCAAGAACTCTGTCTCTTTTGATATCTGGTGGAACATGAGCCCATTCATAAGGTATTGTCTCAGATCCAGGAAAATAATAAACTTCCTCTTGATCAATATAGCTAATCATTTCTCGATAATAAGCTTCCGCTTCAAAATTTGTTGGAAGAATAATTATAAGGGATTTGTTTTCTAATGCTTTGTAAAGGATCGCCGCTTGAAGTGATGAAGCCGCATCAGTCACTGAGTAAAAATCTAAACTTTTATTTTGATTTTCCTTTAATTTCGTTTTTAGTTGAGGAATGTATTTTTGAATTATCGTTTGCAAACTTAATTTTGAACCACTATATTATCTATCAATCGAACCTTTCCAGCAAATACTGCAATCGCAATAAGAGAATCGCCTTGCAGATCTTCTTTTGTTTCGAAAGAAATTGGATCGACAATTTCTAAATAATCAATTTTTAACAAAGTACTGCTATTGATCACATCACTTAGGATTTCAATTAAAGTATTAGGATTTTTTTCTCCTTCCATAATCAATTTCCCACCTAACTTAAGTGTGCGAGGAATAAGTTCTGCTGCATTTCTTTCTCGATCGGACATTTTTACATTCCGAGAACTCATAGCAAGTCCATCTTCTTCTCTAATCGTATCAACTCCAATCACTTGAATCGGAAAAGATAGATCTTCTACGAATTGATGAATGATTCTAAACTGTTGATAATCCTTTTTACCAAATATAGCAACATCTGGTTGAACTAAGTTAAACAATTTACCAACAACAACCAAGACGCCTTCAAAATGTCCCGGCCTTGTTTTGCCGCATAATTTATCCATAAGTCTAGGAAATTGAATCAAAAGATTGGGAATACCTTGAGGATAAATCGTATCGGCTGAAGGAAGGAATAAAATATCCACATTCGCTTGAATGCATTTTTCTGTATCGCCTTCTAAATCAACTGGGTATGTTTTCAAATCTTCAGGATTATTAAACTGCAATGGATTAACAAAAATACTAACTACAACTATATCTGCATATTTCTTAGCTTCTTCGATCAGACTAATATGCCCTGCATGCAAAAAACCCATGGTCGGAACAAATGCAATCTTTTGACCCAGTTTTTTATATCCCATTGACAGGCTCAAAATTTCTTCAGAAGAATTAACGATCTTCATATTTATTATTTATGGTCCATTTCTAAGATTTGTTACGAAGATAAACTGAATGTCCATGTTCTTCTTCAAGTCCTTCCGATTCACTCATCAGTTTTACATGAGGATAGAGTTTTGGTATTGTTTCTTTGCGAATTTCTTGATACGTTATTCTCTTTAGAAAATGCTCTACTCCCAAAGAAGAGAACAATCGTGCCCCACCTGCAGTTGGAAGAATATGATTGGTTCCACTTATATAATCACCCATAGCAACTGGTGAATAATGACCTAAGAAAACGGATCCTGCATGTTGAACTGATTCGAAAATTTTATTTGGATCTTTTGTCATAATTTCTAAATGTTCTGGCGCATAGAAATTTGAAAAAGCAACACAATCTTCCATATCATTTACTTTTAACAAGAAGCTATTCTTCTCAATTGCTGTTTTTTTAATATTCAATCGTTTGGTTCTAGTCTCAAATGCAATTTCAATTTCTTTTTCTACAGCATCCAATAATTGTGCAGAGGGCGAGATCAATATTGCAACTGAATCCTCACCGTGTTCAGCTTGTGAGAGCAGATCACAAGCAACCCACTCCGGATTTGCAGTATCATCAGCTATGATTAGTACTTCACTTGGACCGGCCGGGCTCTCAATTCCGATAATACCCAAACCCGATAAATAGGTTTTGGCAGCAGCTACAAATGCATTGCCTGGTCCTACGATAAATTCAGATTTGCTAATAGACTCAGTTCCATATGCGCAAGCAGCAATTGCCTGAGATCCACCGACTGTAATTATTCTATCAATTCCAGCAAGTTTTGCCACATAACCAATAATTGGCGGAATTCCATCTTTCTGAGGAGGTGTTGCAAGTTGGATATTCTTTACACCAGCAAGTTTTGCTGGAATCGCTCCCATAAGAATTGACGAAGGATACAATGCTTTACCACCGGGAGCATAAACAGTTACAGAATCGATCGCAGTGTATTTGATTCCAAGTCGATTGCCTGCCACTTGCTTTTCCCAATTCTTGGGAATTTGGTTTTTATGGAATTCTTCAATATTATTTTTTGCAATTAGAAAGGCTTCTTTCAAGTCCTCAGGAATTCCATTCTGTTCAATCTCGTTTGGATCCCATACAAATTTTTCAGGTACCCAGCCATCAAATTTCGAAGTATATTCTCGAACGGCAGAATCCCCATATTTTTTTACATTATCTAATATTGGTAAAATAAGTTTAATGGTTTCGGATAAATCGTCTTTTGCCCGAGAAATGATATCACTAAAGGTTTCAGGCTTTCTTAAATCGATGGAACGTTTCTGAATCCCCATAGAATCCAGATTTTGATTTTAAACCACAACAACAAGCTTTTTACAATCTAAAAGCGCATGAAGATCTCAAGATGGTTATAAGTTTCAGCGGTTGAAGGCTCAAAATTGCTAGCTCTTCGAATCACTGAATTTGCTCTAATTTCCATCTGTTCACTAACTTTGAATCCTTTGTTTTCGTTCACTGCAACATTTCTTCGCACAGACAGAAATGCATCTACAATGTTATAAAGGGCAAAAAGTCCAACAGCGCCCGCTCCAATTTTTATTTGGTCCAGTCGAGATCTAGCAGCCTCATATTTCGCAACAGATTCTTGATTGTTATAAAGAAATAACAAATCATTTGAACTAGTCGATGTTAGTATAAATCCAAATTGAACAGCTTCATAGTATTCCTTTCTTGCGCCTAGAAAATCTTGGTATGACTTTGCATAAACACCAACAGCTGCAAGTAAAACAATAGGATAGGTGTATAACTTCCAAGACTTGTCATCAATATATTCTTGACCCCAGCCTGGAAGAATTGTAGATCTCCACATTGTACTCCAATAAGGTGTGTCATAATAATCTGGAGGAATCTCATTATTATTGATTCGAGCTTGCCTTTGGGCAATTTTCTCAGCTTGTTCTTTATCTCTTCCAAGAATAAAATTTCTCTGATTGACTGCGATTTTCTTTTTCGGATTCTCTAATATAAGGTCATATGCCCCAGTTTCAGGGAAGTCTTCAATTTTAAAATCTGCCTTTGCAGTTTTTCCATCTTTGCTAATTTCTACTTTAACGGGAGTTATAACTTTACCATCTTTCTTAAGATAGACTTTCATATTATCCATGAAATCATTACCAGAAATTTCTAGTCTTTTCAATGTCTCGTCTTTACCAGCGCTATACACTTTCCGGTCATTGAGAATTGGCAACCTAGTCTGAACGACCTCAAATGGTTTCCAGTCCGTATAGCCCTCCACTTTACCGAACTTATTGATCACACCAACCCTATGTTCATAGATCCCTGGTTCTACGTTGGCAAGTTCATAATTACTGACCGA of Leptospira sp. GIMC2001 contains these proteins:
- the hisD gene encoding histidinol dehydrogenase, whose product is MGIQKRSIDLRKPETFSDIISRAKDDLSETIKLILPILDNVKKYGDSAVREYTSKFDGWVPEKFVWDPNEIEQNGIPEDLKEAFLIAKNNIEEFHKNQIPKNWEKQVAGNRLGIKYTAIDSVTVYAPGGKALYPSSILMGAIPAKLAGVKNIQLATPPQKDGIPPIIGYVAKLAGIDRIITVGGSQAIAACAYGTESISKSEFIVGPGNAFVAAAKTYLSGLGIIGIESPAGPSEVLIIADDTANPEWVACDLLSQAEHGEDSVAILISPSAQLLDAVEKEIEIAFETRTKRLNIKKTAIEKNSFLLKVNDMEDCVAFSNFYAPEHLEIMTKDPNKIFESVQHAGSVFLGHYSPVAMGDYISGTNHILPTAGGARLFSSLGVEHFLKRITYQEIRKETIPKLYPHVKLMSESEGLEEEHGHSVYLRNKS
- the panC gene encoding pantoate--beta-alanine ligase, whose protein sequence is MKIVNSSEEILSLSMGYKKLGQKIAFVPTMGFLHAGHISLIEEAKKYADIVVVSIFVNPLQFNNPEDLKTYPVDLEGDTEKCIQANVDILFLPSADTIYPQGIPNLLIQFPRLMDKLCGKTRPGHFEGVLVVVGKLFNLVQPDVAIFGKKDYQQFRIIHQFVEDLSFPIQVIGVDTIREEDGLAMSSRNVKMSDRERNAAELIPRTLKLGGKLIMEGEKNPNTLIEILSDVINSSTLLKIDYLEIVDPISFETKEDLQGDSLIAIAVFAGKVRLIDNIVVQN
- the mfd gene encoding transcription-repair coupling factor is translated as MQTIIQKYIPQLKTKLKENQNKSLDFYSVTDAASSLQAAILYKALENKSLIIILPTNFEAEAYYREMISYIDQEEVYYFPGSETIPYEWAHVPPDIKRDRVLALNRILSGIPSLFIGSVTALLQSVPKHEDVFSRTIEFVPNQEYEQENLLRDLVRLGYERRTICDHFGTFSVKGGIVDIFPSHSRDPIRLDFFGDTLEDIKAFDPLTQRSLGQIPSVTILPADEYILSENEKKEYYNILNSESNLKKPEETLLVVEELIPLIRKNTGLLSYFKKDKPIILASNFEVLQERAFQLEREMKTLYEKKKEHSLACSPEQLLSFEEEFSVLTDKKKPSIRFHRLPPPEGKEDSIIINAKPTVEFKGKIREARETIESVLADEDGSKILITSSFIQQTDRLESLFSTHGIKRLNPGNEEPKLISIEDNNSSRFLLVLSELGRGFELPDDKLIVFTENDIFGRKYKRKTRYKKAPSRAIESFLDLKEGDYVVHINHGVGRFKTIERVTADGKQRDYIKLEYSGSASLFVPLDQISLVQRYVGGTEHPRLDSLGKNNWKKTKERVRESIEKLAEDLVRMYANRLKYKGYAFPPDTIWQEEFEADFEYEETPDQLSAIEAVKSDLENTKPMDRLVCGDVGYGKTEVAIRAAFKVIMAGKQVLLMSPTTILSLQHFNTFSERYASYPIKVGYISRFKTASEIKKSLEDFSKGELDILIGTHAVLSSRMKPKNLGLLIIDEEQKFGVNHKETIKKFKHMVDVLTLTATPIPRTLHMALTGIRDLSIISTPPKNRQTVETYVMEESEEVLIKAIRREIERGGQVFYLYNRVESIESEAKYLTDLLPELSVGILHGQMDDDSIEEILMDFYNKNYDILVTTTIIESGIDMPNVNTLIIKRADTFGLSQLYQIRGRVGRSDKKAYAYLFHPPGRVMTEVAEKRLNTIYEYQELGSGFKVAMRDLEIRGAGNLLGSEQSGDIIEVGFDLYVKMLDEAIARVKGEEIEVEIRTSINLSTNFFLPDDYIPDNRQKIEFYKKFEGCVSLEELEEVEMELIDRFGEPKTIAKTFLLLERIRTVASSLGFESLSEAGDEIRIKSGLEFKGDASSVVNLISKTPGLNISPSEPSILRYKHNAKNEEEKLSKLFNLLIQVQPRKKTKNVMDNPSKS
- a CDS encoding lipoprotein LipL31; translation: MKKLIISSLLFLSFLNCGDNSELIESLNGEKITVKRFESSYEAAIETMSRMQNIEKKNLLEFISKDIDEVPEQFQALNYQFQKKNFYDNYRQMLMTKLAAEKSGFTSRQDIKEILEQVQMQTITQLYIQEQVEKRIKITEDEAKAECARLRGQNAQLAAMPIDKCVMLGRGTIKRNKSQEVLPKVMERIKEGVSIKHNEKFDLDAYLASESLPGMDKVDSKEESSDSKDSDSKEEPKP
- a CDS encoding DUF5683 domain-containing protein — its product is MWNKIKILFTLLLLSYSLGLNAQDSAPSDVNLRWEAIPGALGYIVEARTKSGKVFLSEKTSVSNYELANVEPGIYEHRVGVINKFGKVEGYTDWKPFEVVQTRLPILNDRKVYSAGKDETLKRLEISGNDFMDNMKVYLKKDGKVITPVKVEISKDGKTAKADFKIEDFPETGAYDLILENPKKKIAVNQRNFILGRDKEQAEKIAQRQARINNNEIPPDYYDTPYWSTMWRSTILPGWGQEYIDDKSWKLYTYPIVLLAAVGVYAKSYQDFLGARKEYYEAVQFGFILTSTSSNDLLFLYNNQESVAKYEAARSRLDQIKIGAGAVGLFALYNIVDAFLSVRRNVAVNENKGFKVSEQMEIRANSVIRRASNFEPSTAETYNHLEIFMRF
- a CDS encoding SpoIIE family protein phosphatase, which encodes MIPRLLSFICFAIVIISGIPILHAKESISVQNVLDLDSVVDLGGLEQDSNWYITKDRFSIETLEKNLPSNSSNTVEWRKYNPPSSLFNLYPDWAGNRNFTAVKLIHLPAKWEAPHISIRLGIISDRDKLYINGNYIGGMGEFGSEYPQAYDRIRIYKIPNSVLKPDSVNTILVELETFFEISGGMEQDRLEIGPSEILEKTFFRDEYVKLLLLMIYLTVGMYFLFLFLRRRKDSENLYFALFTFSLVIYQFLRNQMKYELGIDFYVMKKAEYLVLLLLIPLIFHFLRTFFQYKYHWFYKCTDLILFGVFVSISISSNVIFYDLVNRNVVQPVWVLYIIGTFYILIAKSIKKDLDAMLILGGFFFLVIAAILDVLSTRNIIVFPRMVGYAFIFLILSIAIILANRFVRLNSQVEELNANLEQKVVERTEQLNQTLGEVQKLKVQQDGDYFLTSLLLNPLITNQTVSDKINIEFFTQQKKTFEFKGKTHEIGGDISISSNLQLKGKQYTVFINGDAMGKSIQGAGGALVLGVVFNAVLTRSNSESNKNRHPETWIKETFIDLQRIYESFNGSMLVSIVLGLIEEDTGLLYYINAEHPWSVLYRDGKASFLENELVLRKLGFPGNDFNFFVKTFQLMPDDVIFVGSDGRDDILLGYDEEGHRIINEDENIFVDVVEKSRGDLSIIVKKLETMGQYTDDITLLRIAYSASDITHASESNSNFRTEIEQSKELIKKGKYEETISYLENQTGSNSTENETIASLLGQTYFKLKNWENAYSNLEIALDKKPSNTELLFYASYSAKMIGKFAKAMEYGERSYIREPNNTKNTVNLADIYIKLSQLSKAEFLIDRILAEDPENRNALILKNKLETKQV
- a CDS encoding undecaprenyl-diphosphate phosphatase — encoded protein: MSDYLNATLRAVLEAITEFLPVSSTGHLFLFANFFPFVGFESNREDFEDLFDIFIQSGAILSVIYLYFARFKKETVACFLFFTRSSKDDSGFKFLLSLLIGSLPIMAIGFLFRNLLDGIKSGENLLGILGLAWLLGGFVILFQEIYFKKNNQNESNPEHTSHQDTLTIRQSFVIGIVQCIALIPGVSRSLATIIAGRSLGLSRQKAAEYSFFLAVPVLVAAGIYKLWKHRHILDSEKLLILFVGSFISFVLCVFIIRWFIDYVRRYNFNIFGYYRIILGSIVLFYIFLS